A region from the Sporichthyaceae bacterium genome encodes:
- a CDS encoding thiamine pyrophosphate-binding protein: MSERWHRLQELPDEGRVQVAVVDGHSLAVSRCGGRLGALDNRCPHQGGPLGEGSVENGWLRCPWHGYDYDPTTGKPPPGFSDAPVSFGVEERDDGAWVCLPDRLPRARTVSDVLVETLVEWGVDTVFGMVGHSNLGFAEALRRSEERGELRYVGIRHEGAASFAASAYGKLTGRPAVCLAIAGPGSTNLLTGLYDARLDGSPVVAISGQVPSSVLGRGAFQDVDLSAVFRDVALSTVTVHAGSEHGELAATAVKRAIDGRGVTHLVLPDEVQGLPSDAPAAPPTGRAADRATAPPPELVAAAVARLRAARRPVLVVGDGARQAAAEVRSLAERLNAPVLTTFRAKGLLPDSHPLAAGVLGRSGTPVASWLMNEADLLLVVGASFANHTGIAPYKPIIQVDDAPAAIGRFSGVELGLLGDAVVTLGQILDRLGSTAVLATDQRPDVAARWTLWRAEKARRAADGRGCGLSAAAVFAALARHCPHDAVITVDVGNHAYAFGRYFESSGQPVLMSGYLGSIGFGYPAALGAWAADPSRPVVAVTGDGGFGQYLAEVTTAVKYAIPVKHVLLDNGALGKISKEQLAAGLSVWQTSLVNPDFADFARSCGAVGLFAGDAAGLETGMEALFAAAGPAMLHLHIDGELV; encoded by the coding sequence GTGAGCGAACGCTGGCACAGACTTCAGGAGCTACCGGACGAGGGCCGGGTCCAGGTCGCTGTGGTCGACGGCCACAGTCTGGCCGTATCGCGTTGCGGCGGCCGCCTCGGTGCGCTGGACAATCGCTGCCCGCACCAGGGAGGGCCGCTCGGCGAGGGTTCTGTCGAGAACGGCTGGTTGCGTTGTCCCTGGCACGGCTATGACTACGACCCGACCACGGGCAAACCCCCGCCCGGGTTCAGCGACGCGCCGGTGTCGTTCGGTGTCGAGGAGCGGGATGACGGCGCGTGGGTTTGCCTGCCCGATCGGCTGCCGCGGGCGCGGACGGTGTCCGACGTGCTGGTGGAGACGCTCGTCGAATGGGGCGTGGACACGGTGTTCGGCATGGTCGGGCATTCCAACCTGGGTTTCGCCGAGGCGCTACGACGTTCCGAGGAACGTGGCGAGCTGCGCTATGTCGGCATCAGGCACGAGGGCGCAGCGTCTTTCGCCGCGAGTGCGTACGGAAAGCTGACGGGGCGTCCGGCCGTGTGCCTGGCCATCGCGGGGCCGGGCTCGACCAACCTGTTGACCGGCCTGTACGACGCTCGCCTCGACGGATCGCCGGTAGTGGCGATCTCCGGCCAGGTCCCGTCCAGCGTTCTCGGGCGGGGTGCGTTCCAGGACGTCGATCTGTCGGCGGTGTTCCGCGACGTCGCGTTGTCCACGGTGACAGTGCACGCCGGGTCGGAGCACGGCGAACTCGCGGCAACGGCCGTCAAGCGCGCGATCGACGGACGTGGCGTGACCCATCTCGTCCTGCCCGACGAGGTCCAAGGCCTGCCCTCGGATGCACCCGCGGCGCCGCCGACCGGGCGTGCCGCGGACCGGGCGACCGCCCCGCCGCCCGAGCTGGTGGCCGCAGCGGTGGCGCGACTGCGGGCGGCCCGGCGACCGGTGCTGGTGGTCGGGGACGGGGCCCGGCAGGCGGCCGCCGAGGTTCGGTCCCTCGCGGAGCGGTTGAACGCCCCAGTGCTCACCACGTTCCGGGCGAAAGGACTGCTGCCCGATTCCCATCCGCTCGCTGCCGGGGTGCTCGGCCGGTCCGGCACGCCGGTGGCCTCGTGGCTGATGAACGAGGCGGACCTTCTGCTGGTCGTGGGTGCCTCGTTCGCGAACCACACCGGGATCGCGCCGTACAAGCCCATCATCCAGGTGGACGACGCACCGGCGGCGATCGGTCGATTCAGTGGCGTCGAACTGGGGCTGCTGGGCGACGCCGTGGTGACGCTGGGTCAGATCCTCGACCGGCTCGGATCGACGGCGGTCCTGGCAACCGATCAGCGGCCCGACGTCGCAGCCCGATGGACGCTCTGGCGCGCCGAGAAGGCGCGCCGGGCAGCTGATGGTCGCGGTTGCGGGCTGTCCGCTGCCGCCGTGTTCGCTGCACTCGCCCGGCACTGTCCGCATGATGCAGTGATCACGGTGGACGTCGGCAACCACGCCTACGCGTTCGGCAGGTACTTCGAGAGCAGCGGTCAGCCGGTGCTGATGTCGGGCTACCTCGGCTCCATCGGATTCGGTTATCCCGCGGCGCTCGGTGCCTGGGCCGCAGATCCGTCCCGTCCGGTGGTGGCGGTGACCGGCGACGGTGGATTCGGGCAGTACCTCGCCGAGGTGACCACCGCCGTCAAGTACGCGATCCCGGTCAAGCACGTGCTGCTCGACAACGGCGCTCTGGGCAAGATCAGCAAGGAGCAGCTCGCGGCGGGCCTGTCGGTCTGGCAGACCTCGCTGGTCAACCCCGACTTCGCCGACTTCGCCCGAAGCTGCGGCGCCGTCGGCCTCTTCGCCGGTGATGCAGCCGGACTCGAGACCGGCATGGAAGCCCTGTTCGCCGCCGCCGGTCCGGCGATGCTGCACCTTCACATCGACGGGGAGCTGGTCTGA